One window from the genome of Acinetobacter lanii encodes:
- the rpsI gene encoding 30S ribosomal protein S9, producing MATNYGTGRRKTATARVFLSAGTGKLVINNRTLEQYFGRETARMVVRQPLELLEVSEKFDLYITVAGGGIGGQAGAIRHGITRALIASDETLKPALRQAGFVTRDAREVERKKLGLRKARKRPQFSKR from the coding sequence ATGGCTACTAATTATGGTACAGGTCGCCGTAAGACCGCAACTGCACGTGTTTTCCTATCAGCTGGTACTGGTAAACTCGTAATCAACAACCGTACTCTTGAGCAATATTTCGGTCGTGAAACTGCTCGTATGGTTGTTCGTCAACCTTTAGAACTTCTTGAAGTTTCTGAAAAATTTGACCTTTACATCACTGTTGCTGGTGGTGGTATCGGTGGTCAAGCTGGCGCTATCCGTCACGGTATTACTCGTGCGTTGATCGCTTCTGACGAAACTTTAAAACCTGCTCTTCGTCAAGCTGGTTTCGTTACTCGTGATGCTCGTGAAGTTGAACGTAAGAAACTTGGTTTACGTAAAGCGCGTAAACGTCCTCAATTCTCTAAACGTTAA
- a CDS encoding glutathione S-transferase N-terminal domain-containing protein: MSVENTPLQGITLYSHADDFRSHWIRFLLAEKQIKHHLIIADDEDEDLATLNPYNRLPMMLENDLKLFNASIISEYLDDRYRQNKLYADAPAPRAEQRQYIWRLENDWLKLADIMLCHPDTLDEKEKLKAQKQLKDTLISLTPLFQHYPYFMSESFSILDCMLAPIFIRLKAMGIELPKQQCRPILLYCQRVFSRPAFIKSLTIQEKSRYSALIKAA; encoded by the coding sequence ATGTCTGTCGAGAACACTCCACTTCAAGGAATTACGCTTTATAGCCATGCAGATGATTTTCGTTCACATTGGATTCGTTTCTTGTTGGCTGAAAAGCAAATCAAACATCATTTGATTATTGCCGATGACGAAGATGAGGATTTAGCCACATTGAATCCCTATAACCGTCTACCAATGATGCTGGAAAATGACTTAAAGCTGTTCAATGCTTCGATCATTTCTGAATACCTCGATGATCGTTACCGTCAAAATAAACTTTATGCAGATGCGCCTGCGCCGCGTGCTGAACAACGTCAATATATTTGGCGCTTAGAGAATGATTGGCTGAAACTTGCCGATATTATGTTGTGTCATCCCGACACCCTAGATGAAAAAGAAAAGCTGAAAGCGCAAAAACAATTGAAAGATACGTTGATCTCGCTCACCCCATTATTTCAACATTATCCGTACTTTATGTCTGAAAGCTTTAGCATTTTGGACTGTATGCTAGCACCTATTTTTATTCGCCTAAAAGCCATGGGCATTGAATTACCCAAACAACAATGTCGTCCGATTTTACTGTATTGCCAACGGGTGTTTAGCCGTCCTGCCTTTATCAAGTCGCTAACGATCCAAGAAAAAAGTCGTTACAGTGCTTTAATCAAAGCCGCTTAA
- a CDS encoding ClpXP protease specificity-enhancing factor has protein sequence MSDQELNLSPTRPYLARAIYEWICDNNLTPYLMVDATKPYTDVPTQFVQDGQIVLNIVPHAVHKLHMSNDAITFSARFGGLSTDIYVPFNAVLGLYAKENGQGLFFDPDEYSNAQDEQNTLESKQKETQQTEPVKKKPSLRILD, from the coding sequence ATGTCTGATCAAGAATTGAATTTAAGCCCTACACGTCCATATCTTGCGCGCGCAATCTATGAGTGGATTTGCGACAATAATTTAACCCCTTATTTGATGGTCGATGCGACCAAACCTTATACCGATGTACCGACGCAATTTGTACAAGATGGTCAAATTGTGCTGAATATTGTGCCTCATGCGGTGCATAAATTGCATATGAGCAATGATGCGATCACCTTCTCTGCCCGTTTTGGTGGTTTATCTACAGACATTTATGTGCCATTTAATGCAGTACTTGGGCTATATGCAAAAGAAAATGGTCAAGGATTATTCTTTGATCCAGATGAATATAGCAATGCACAAGATGAGCAAAATACTTTAGAATCAAAACAGAAAGAAACACAACAAACAGAACCCGTGAAGAAAAAACCAAGTCTAAGAATTTTAGATTAG
- the rplM gene encoding 50S ribosomal protein L13, with protein MKTLSAKPAEVQHDWYVVDASGKTLGRLATEIARRLRGKHKTSYTPHVDTGDYIVVINAEEIQVTGKKALDKKYYRHTGFPGGIRETNFEKLIAHKPEAVLEKAVKGMLPKGPLGYAMIKKMKVYAGTEHPHAAQQPQVLDI; from the coding sequence ATGAAAACTCTCAGCGCTAAGCCAGCTGAAGTTCAACACGACTGGTATGTTGTTGATGCTTCTGGCAAAACTTTAGGTCGCCTTGCGACTGAAATCGCTCGTCGTTTACGCGGTAAGCATAAAACTTCTTATACTCCTCACGTTGACACTGGCGATTACATCGTTGTAATCAATGCTGAAGAAATTCAAGTGACTGGTAAAAAAGCACTTGATAAAAAATATTATCGCCACACTGGTTTCCCTGGTGGTATCCGCGAAACTAACTTTGAAAAGTTAATCGCTCACAAACCAGAAGCAGTTTTAGAAAAAGCTGTTAAAGGTATGTTACCAAAAGGTCCTCTTGGTTATGCTATGATCAAGAAAATGAAAGTGTATGCGGGTACTGAGCATCCACATGCTGCTCAACAGCCACAAGTTTTGGACATCTAA